Proteins encoded by one window of Glycine soja cultivar W05 chromosome 15, ASM419377v2, whole genome shotgun sequence:
- the LOC114388047 gene encoding uncharacterized protein At2g29880-like — protein MGDSQENNKGKSRDKDNYVSWTMEDTNELLHLLVDAMNRGLRDANGSLSKQNVERIILPQLNAKTKFPKTYSHYLSRMKWFRNQYNMMSTLMRNNSGFGWDPIGKTFTAHEDVWKDYLKSHPSHSKLRGKSMVDYEYLKIVVGGGVSSGNNSISVDPDDTDATTFEPENRTVGIEEFSYDPNSDTFITPNNYEPAYQSPSPNQPSPPSHPPLDSEVPIEKQNCHKRRRSEYGGSSSAVGINNQGNVLENLSVGIGTIAVNFEKISNMMEKREKDRDRDRELEGIIWDVIKEIPNLDDITRFKTAELLNTKAKKDFFLKISPEERSSWINFKLGNN, from the exons ATGGGGGATtcacaagaaaataacaaaggaaAGAGTAGAGACAAAGATAATTATGTATCTTGGACTATGGAGGATACCAATGAGTTGTTGCACCTCTTGGTGGATGCTATGAATAGGGGATTGCGTGATGCCAATGGGTCACTTAGCAAACAAAATGTAGAACGAATAATACTTCCTCAACTCAATGCAAAAACTAAATTCCCTAAAACTTATAGTCATTATTTGAGTCGGATGAAGTGGTTTCGAAACCAGTATAACATGATGTCAACCCTTATGCGCAACAACTCTGGCTTTGGATGGGACCCAATTGGAAAAACTTTCACTGCTCATGAGGATGTATGGAAAGATTACTTAAAG tcccACCCAAGTCACAGCAAACTTCGAGGAAAAAGTATGGTTGATTATGAGTATTTGAAGATCGTTGTTGGGGGTGGAGTTTCTAGCGGGAATAATTCTATATCAGTCGATCCAGATGATACTGATGCAACAACTTTTGAGCCAGAAAATAGAACTGTTGGGATAGAAGAATTTTCATATGATCCTAATAGTGATACATTCATAACACCAAATAACTATGAACCAGCATATCAGTCTCCATCACCAAACCAACCAAGTCCACCATCCCACCCCCCTTTAGATTCAGAGGTTCCcatagaaaaacaaaactgtcaCAAGCGAAGGAGATCCGAGTATGGAGGGAGTTCAAGCGCTGTTGGGATCAACAATCAAGGCAACGTTCTGGAAAATCTTTCTGTTGGCATTGGGACTATtgctgtgaattttgaaaaaatatccaacatgatggagaaaagagaaaaagatagagATAGAGATAGAGAGCTCGAGGGTATTATTTGGGatgttataaaagaaattcCAAATTTGGATGACATAACGCGTTTCAAGACAGCTGAATTGTTAAATACTAAAgcaaaaaaggattttttcttgaagatatcaccGGAAGAACGCTCATCTTGGATAAACTTTAAGTTAgggaataattaa